Genomic window (Kangiella profundi):
GCTAAATAACAAGAGAATGACAGAATTGATGCAACTCGATTAAAGTCGCACTTTTTTATGCAGTTTTACTGGTATTCCATTAGAATAAGCCGAAATCAATAAAACCATACGGGGATTAAATGAAAAATATTGAGCGTGGTTTTGAAAAAGCACTATTTGGCAGCCGTTGGATTCTGGCGCCATTTTTTGTTGGGCTTATTATTTCTATCTTTATTTTGTTTGGTAGTTTTGCCAAAGAGCTTTGGCATCTTATTACTCATTTTGGTGAACTTGGTGAAATTGCAACAATACTGGGCATTCTCGCTCTGGTAGATATGACGTTACTGGCTAACTTGCTCATTATTATTATCTTTAGTGGCTATGAAAGTTTTGTTTCAAAAATTGACGTTGCGGATCATGAAGATAGACCTGGCTGGATGGGGAAAGTTGGCTTCTCAACCTTAAAAGTTAAACTCATCAGCTCTATCGTCGCGATTTCAGGTATTGATTTACTAAGAACCTACATGCAGCTAGATAAGATG
Coding sequences:
- a CDS encoding TIGR00645 family protein → MKNIERGFEKALFGSRWILAPFFVGLIISIFILFGSFAKELWHLITHFGELGEIATILGILALVDMTLLANLLIIIIFSGYESFVSKIDVADHEDRPGWMGKVGFSTLKVKLISSIVAISGIDLLRTYMQLDKMPEAIETDVVLWKLLIHGTFVISGLLFAIMDYLTSKSEGSH